Proteins from a genomic interval of Thamnophis elegans isolate rThaEle1 chromosome 2, rThaEle1.pri, whole genome shotgun sequence:
- the ATF1 gene encoding cyclic AMP-dependent transcription factor ATF-1 isoform X1: MDEVPKSSNNNLSTSPQVASLQGTTLQEAQLSHVSQQMSLRGPTPLTVVHLSGDQVQGVIHTAQTSSVIHSPQGQSVQVSLSENDDSQDSSDSMDSSQKARGLLARRPSYRKIFNDLSSEDTRDRKGDESNSVVTSVPVTTPVYQTSTGQYIAIAPNGPLQLSSPGAESVQGLQTFTNAAGTPLLQYVQTSDGQQILVPSNQVVVQTTSGDMQTYQLRRTPTTTSLPQTVVMTTPVSLTSQSTKSDDPQLKREIRLMKNREAARECRRKKKEYVKCLENRVAVLENQNKTLIEELRTLKDLYCHKSV, from the exons ATGGACGAGGTGCCCAAAAGCAGTAATAACAATTTATCAACATCTCCACAAGTAGCATCTTTACAAGGTACCACTCTACAGGAAGCTCAACTTTCTCATGTTTCTCAACAG ATGTCTCTTAGAGGTCCAACTCCACTAACAGTGGTACATCTGTCTGGAGATCAGGTTCAGGGAGTCATTCACACAGCTCAGACCTCCTCTGTGATTCACTCACCACAAGGACAGTCAGTACAG GTGTCATTATCAGAGAATGATGATTCACAAGACTCTTCGGATAGTATGGACTCTTCCCAAAAAGCAAGAGGTCTCTTAGCACGCCGTCCATCATACAG GAAAATCTTTAACGACCTTTCTTCTGAGGATACAAGGGATAGGAAAGGAGATGAGTCGAATTCGGTGGTCACTTCAGTGCCTGTCACTACACCTGTTTATCAGACCAGCACTGGTCAATATA TTGCCATTGCCCCAAATGGACCGTTACAGCTGAGCAGTCCAGGTGCGGAGAGTGTCCAGGGCTTACAGACCTTCACAAATGCTGCTGGGACTCCACTATTGCAGTATGTGCAGACATCTGATGGCCAGCAGATACTGGTACCAAGTAATCAGGTAGTGGTGCAAA CTACATCTGGGGATATGCAGACCTACCAGTTACGCAGGACACCAACCACCACTTCCCTTCCACAAACAGTTGTGATGACAACGCCTGTGTCCTTGACATCTCAGTCAACCAAATCAGATGATCCCCAACTGAAACGAGAAATAAGGCTGATGAAAAATAG AGAAGCTGCTCGAGAATGCcgtagaaagaaaaaagaatatgttAAATGCCTTGAAAATCGAGTTGCAGTCCTTGAAAACCAGAACAAAACTTTAATTGAAGAACTAAGAACTTTAAAAGATCTTTATTGCCATAAAAGTGTGTAA
- the ATF1 gene encoding cyclic AMP-dependent transcription factor ATF-1 isoform X2 produces MSLRGPTPLTVVHLSGDQVQGVIHTAQTSSVIHSPQGQSVQVSLSENDDSQDSSDSMDSSQKARGLLARRPSYRKIFNDLSSEDTRDRKGDESNSVVTSVPVTTPVYQTSTGQYIAIAPNGPLQLSSPGAESVQGLQTFTNAAGTPLLQYVQTSDGQQILVPSNQVVVQTTSGDMQTYQLRRTPTTTSLPQTVVMTTPVSLTSQSTKSDDPQLKREIRLMKNREAARECRRKKKEYVKCLENRVAVLENQNKTLIEELRTLKDLYCHKSV; encoded by the exons ATGTCTCTTAGAGGTCCAACTCCACTAACAGTGGTACATCTGTCTGGAGATCAGGTTCAGGGAGTCATTCACACAGCTCAGACCTCCTCTGTGATTCACTCACCACAAGGACAGTCAGTACAG GTGTCATTATCAGAGAATGATGATTCACAAGACTCTTCGGATAGTATGGACTCTTCCCAAAAAGCAAGAGGTCTCTTAGCACGCCGTCCATCATACAG GAAAATCTTTAACGACCTTTCTTCTGAGGATACAAGGGATAGGAAAGGAGATGAGTCGAATTCGGTGGTCACTTCAGTGCCTGTCACTACACCTGTTTATCAGACCAGCACTGGTCAATATA TTGCCATTGCCCCAAATGGACCGTTACAGCTGAGCAGTCCAGGTGCGGAGAGTGTCCAGGGCTTACAGACCTTCACAAATGCTGCTGGGACTCCACTATTGCAGTATGTGCAGACATCTGATGGCCAGCAGATACTGGTACCAAGTAATCAGGTAGTGGTGCAAA CTACATCTGGGGATATGCAGACCTACCAGTTACGCAGGACACCAACCACCACTTCCCTTCCACAAACAGTTGTGATGACAACGCCTGTGTCCTTGACATCTCAGTCAACCAAATCAGATGATCCCCAACTGAAACGAGAAATAAGGCTGATGAAAAATAG AGAAGCTGCTCGAGAATGCcgtagaaagaaaaaagaatatgttAAATGCCTTGAAAATCGAGTTGCAGTCCTTGAAAACCAGAACAAAACTTTAATTGAAGAACTAAGAACTTTAAAAGATCTTTATTGCCATAAAAGTGTGTAA